Genomic window (Vibrio coralliirubri):
ATTTCCTCTGCTGTGCTCATCATCTTGACCTGCATCTCAAATTGACGTTGTAAGTCAATTAAGCTGGTCATTTCACCTACGGCATTTACGTTACTGCCTTCGATAGCACCTTTTAGCAACGTTACCGCTGCATCTGCTTCGTATGCCTGATCTGGGTTTTTCGAACGGAATAGACCATTCGTATCTTTAAACAAACTTTGGTTGTCTGGACGCACAAGCTTAATACGATCAACGACGGCCAATTCTTCAGCTGGAGCGCCTTGAGGAATCACCGAAATCGTACCGTCAGTACCAATTTCTACTTTACTGATTGGGATGGGCAGTGTGATTGGTGCATCGTTTTCACCTAGCACCAAATGGCCACTTGCGTTAGTT
Coding sequences:
- a CDS encoding flagellar basal body rod protein FlgF; amino-acid sequence: MDRALFLAMSGAKQNMQALQLRANNLANVSTTGFRADLAQARSMQAYGEGMPTRVFSMTERPGHNFAQGSVVTTGRDLDVTVQGDGWISVMDNTGREGLTRNGNLKVDQNGLLTNASGHLVLGENDAPITLPIPISKVEIGTDGTISVIPQGAPAEELAVVDRIKLVRPDNQSLFKDTNGLFRSKNPDQAYEADAAVTLLKGAIEGSNVNAVGEMTSLIDLQRQFEMQVKMMSTAEEMDKSSDSLLRMS